A single genomic interval of Schistocerca americana isolate TAMUIC-IGC-003095 chromosome 2, iqSchAmer2.1, whole genome shotgun sequence harbors:
- the LOC124594422 gene encoding uncharacterized protein LOC124594422, with the protein MFRLFVDSVVLLQFVLLVLELWVRLKSLNECLLVEVYHPRPPQLQVAPQPATSSVRLSHLREAFLALIHAGERLEEHFRLSLAADVAHAVIGAICSSYEVLIIIEKPHITGLLPYSKSLTTSMSWLTYHCFKIVCLALSCGAAKDAARRTGVILRRLPVLPPSLSGEVEAFLRVTSQEAQLNFTAAGFVEIDRQLVVSALAVVITYLVVIGQSVTDW; encoded by the coding sequence ATGTTCAGATTGTTTGTAGATTCAGTTGTACTTCTCCAGTTCGTATTGCTGGTGCTGGAGCTTTGGGTGAGGCTGAAGAGTCTTAACGAGTGTCTCTTGGTGGAGGTGTATCATCCTCGGCCTCCACAACTGCAAGTGGCACCACAGCCAGCTACGTCGTCAGTGAGGCTGAGTCATCTGCGAGAGGCGTTCTTGGCCTTGATCCATGCTGGTGAGAGGTTGGAGGAACACTTTCGGCTGTCGTTGGCTGCTGACGTCGCACATGCCGTGATTGGTGCAATCTGCAGCTCATATGAAGTGCTTATCATCATTGAGAAACCACATATTACTGGTCTATTGCCGTACAGCAAATCACTGACGACGTCGATGTCATGGCTCACCTACCACTGCTTCAAGATAGTATGTCTGGCACTGTCCTGTGGGGCAGCTAAGGACGCGGCGAGACGTACCGGTGTGATCCTGCGGaggctgccagtgctgccaccttcaCTCTCTGGCGAAGTGGAGGCCTTCCTCCGTGTGACGTCGCAGGAAGCACAATTGAATTTCACAGCTGCAGGGTTCGTCGAAATCGATCGCCAGCTTGTGGTTTCAGCACTTGCCGTCGTTATTACGTACCTCGTCGTCATTGGTCAATCTGTGACTGACTGGTAA